One genomic region from Lynx canadensis isolate LIC74 chromosome E1, mLynCan4.pri.v2, whole genome shotgun sequence encodes:
- the WIPI1 gene encoding WD repeat domain phosphoinositide-interacting protein 1 isoform X2, translating into MEAEAADGPPGGVEAALSCFSFNQDCTSLAIGTKAGYKLFSLSSVEQLDQVHGSNEIPDVYIVERLFSSSLVVVVSHTKPRQMNVYHFKKGTEICNYNYSSNILSIRLNRQRLLVCLEEAIYIHNIKDMKLLKTILDIPANPAGLCALSINHSNSYVAYPGSLTTGEIVLYDGHSLKTVCTIAAHEGTLAAITFNASGSKLASASEKGTVIRVFSVPDGRKLYEFRRGMKRYVTISSLVFSMDSQFLCASSNTETVHIFKLEHLTNSRPEEPSTWAGYMGKMFMAASNYLPAQVSDMMNQDRAFATGRLHFSGQRNICTLSTIQKLPRLLVASSDGHLYIYNLDPQDGGECVLIKTHSLLSSGTTEENKENDLRPPLPQSYAATVARPSTSSASTVPGYSEDGGALRGEVIPEHEFATGPVCLDDENEFPPIILCRGSQKGKTKQS; encoded by the exons ATGGAGGCCGAGGCCGCGGATGGCCCCCCGGGCGGGGTCGAGGCGGCGCTCAGCTGCTTCTCTTTCAACCAGGACTGCAC ATCCCTAGCAATTGGAACCAAAGCCGGTTATAAGCTGTTTTCTTTGAGTTCTGTGGAGCAACTGGACCAAGTCCATGGAAGca aCGAAATCCCGGATGTCTACATCGTGGAGCGCCTCTTCTCCAGCAGCCTGGTCGTGGTGGTCAGTCACACAAAGCCGCGGCAGATGAACGTCTATCACTTCAAGAAAGGCACGGAGATCTGTAATTACAACTATTCCAGCAACATCTTGTCCATAAGGCTGAACCGGCAG AGGCTGCTGGTGTGCCTGGAGGAGGCCATCTACATCCACAACATCAAAGACATGAAGCTCCTGAAGACCATCCTGGATATTCCTGCCAACCCAGCAG GTCTCTGTGCCCTCTCTATCAACCATTCCAATTCTTACGTGGCCTATCCTGGAAGCCTGACCACGGGCGAGATTGTGCTTTACGACGGACACTCCCTG AAAACGGTCTGCACGATTGCTGCCCACGAGGGGACGCTGGCCGCCATCACCTTCAATGCCTCGGGCTCCAAACTAGCGAGCGCATCTGAAAAA GGCACCGTCATCCGGGTGTTCTCTGTACCCGACGGGCGAAAGCTCTACGAGTTTCGGAGAGGAATGAAAAG GTACGTGACAATCAGCTCCCTAGTTTTTAGTATGGACTCGCAGTTCCTCTGCGCCTCAAGCAACACCGAGACCGTGCACATCTTCAAGCTGGAGCACCTCACCAACAG CCGACCCGAGGAGCCCTCCACCTGGGCTGGCTACATGGGAAAGATGTTCATGGCCGCTTCCAACTACCTCCCCGCCCAGGTGTCCGACATGATGAACCAGGACAGGGCCTTTGCCACCGGGCGCTTGCACTTCTCTGGGCAGAGGAACATCTGCACCCTCTCCAC GATCCAGAAACTGCCAAGACTCCTGGTCGCGTCTTCCGATGGACACCTTTACATCTACAATTTGGACCCTCAGGACGGAGGAGAATGTGTCTTAATCAAGACCCACAG CTTGCTTAGCTCAGGAACAacggaagaaaacaaagaaaatgacctCAGACCTCCATTACCTCAGTCTTATGCAGCGACCGTGGCCAGACCAAGCACGTCTTCTGCCTCTACCGTGCCAG GTTATTCTGAGGACGGCGGGGCCCTCCGAGGAGAGGTTATTCCTGAACATGAGTTTGCGACGGGACCAGTATGCCTTGACGACGAGAATGAATTTCCCCCT ATAATCTTGTGCCGTGGAAGTCAGAAGGGCAAAACGAAGCAGTCATGA
- the WIPI1 gene encoding WD repeat domain phosphoinositide-interacting protein 1 isoform X1 yields the protein MEAEAADGPPGGVEAALSCFSFNQDCTSLAIGTKAGYKLFSLSSVEQLDQVHGSNEIPDVYIVERLFSSSLVVVVSHTKPRQMNVYHFKKGTEICNYNYSSNILSIRLNRQRLLVCLEEAIYIHNIKDMKLLKTILDIPANPAGLCALSINHSNSYVAYPGSLTTGEIVLYDGHSLKTVCTIAAHEGTLAAITFNASGSKLASASEKGTVIRVFSVPDGRKLYEFRRGMKRYVTISSLVFSMDSQFLCASSNTETVHIFKLEHLTNSRPEEPSTWAGYMGKMFMAASNYLPAQVSDMMNQDRAFATGRLHFSGQRNICTLSTIQKLPRLLVASSDGHLYIYNLDPQDGGECVLIKTHSLLSSGTTEENKENDLRPPLPQSYAATVARPSTSSASTVPGYSEDGGALRGEVIPEHEFATGPVCLDDENEFPPAPKDVLVESCHLFANDDALAGLGRCSLQASRTLTLLRLW from the exons ATGGAGGCCGAGGCCGCGGATGGCCCCCCGGGCGGGGTCGAGGCGGCGCTCAGCTGCTTCTCTTTCAACCAGGACTGCAC ATCCCTAGCAATTGGAACCAAAGCCGGTTATAAGCTGTTTTCTTTGAGTTCTGTGGAGCAACTGGACCAAGTCCATGGAAGca aCGAAATCCCGGATGTCTACATCGTGGAGCGCCTCTTCTCCAGCAGCCTGGTCGTGGTGGTCAGTCACACAAAGCCGCGGCAGATGAACGTCTATCACTTCAAGAAAGGCACGGAGATCTGTAATTACAACTATTCCAGCAACATCTTGTCCATAAGGCTGAACCGGCAG AGGCTGCTGGTGTGCCTGGAGGAGGCCATCTACATCCACAACATCAAAGACATGAAGCTCCTGAAGACCATCCTGGATATTCCTGCCAACCCAGCAG GTCTCTGTGCCCTCTCTATCAACCATTCCAATTCTTACGTGGCCTATCCTGGAAGCCTGACCACGGGCGAGATTGTGCTTTACGACGGACACTCCCTG AAAACGGTCTGCACGATTGCTGCCCACGAGGGGACGCTGGCCGCCATCACCTTCAATGCCTCGGGCTCCAAACTAGCGAGCGCATCTGAAAAA GGCACCGTCATCCGGGTGTTCTCTGTACCCGACGGGCGAAAGCTCTACGAGTTTCGGAGAGGAATGAAAAG GTACGTGACAATCAGCTCCCTAGTTTTTAGTATGGACTCGCAGTTCCTCTGCGCCTCAAGCAACACCGAGACCGTGCACATCTTCAAGCTGGAGCACCTCACCAACAG CCGACCCGAGGAGCCCTCCACCTGGGCTGGCTACATGGGAAAGATGTTCATGGCCGCTTCCAACTACCTCCCCGCCCAGGTGTCCGACATGATGAACCAGGACAGGGCCTTTGCCACCGGGCGCTTGCACTTCTCTGGGCAGAGGAACATCTGCACCCTCTCCAC GATCCAGAAACTGCCAAGACTCCTGGTCGCGTCTTCCGATGGACACCTTTACATCTACAATTTGGACCCTCAGGACGGAGGAGAATGTGTCTTAATCAAGACCCACAG CTTGCTTAGCTCAGGAACAacggaagaaaacaaagaaaatgacctCAGACCTCCATTACCTCAGTCTTATGCAGCGACCGTGGCCAGACCAAGCACGTCTTCTGCCTCTACCGTGCCAG GTTATTCTGAGGACGGCGGGGCCCTCCGAGGAGAGGTTATTCCTGAACATGAGTTTGCGACGGGACCAGTATGCCTTGACGACGAGAATGAATTTCCCCCT GCTCCTAAGGATGTTCTTGTGGAATCCTGCCACCTTTTTGCTAACGACGATGCTCTAGCGGGGCTGGGCCGCTGCTCTCTGCAAGCCAGCCGGACCCTCACCCTCCTCCGGCTCTGGTGA